The Fulvivirga ligni genome window below encodes:
- a CDS encoding pentapeptide repeat-containing protein, with translation MLLKNQNKKFVEYVNSIIEKPLLTSAIVLVVLSIIVIGLSLQYYLSDFHSFFGQVLAEAHGMLFDIAVIGMLIFWLNKNGEIRQRIRTYRDEIDDFRLWESEEAAFRTVGNIKRLNRHNIHEINLVNCHLARTNLNYVNLASSNLNSADISNAFLIETNLENTRLNQTNLENSNLNQASLKGAYASGANFKDAYLIKAQLEGAFLIKSNFKNAFLMEANLANCYLTGADFENASLYKADLRGAKGLTIEQLTQAKTLYLAKFDDEILNQIKSNMPELVGK, from the coding sequence ATGTTGCTGAAAAATCAGAATAAGAAATTTGTAGAATATGTAAACTCAATTATTGAGAAACCACTACTTACGTCAGCTATCGTATTGGTGGTGTTGTCTATCATAGTAATTGGCTTAAGTTTACAATATTATCTGTCCGATTTTCATTCGTTTTTTGGACAGGTACTGGCAGAGGCTCACGGTATGCTATTCGATATCGCGGTGATCGGTATGCTTATATTCTGGTTAAATAAGAACGGAGAGATACGCCAGAGAATTAGAACTTATAGAGATGAAATAGATGATTTCCGTTTGTGGGAATCTGAAGAGGCCGCTTTTAGAACGGTAGGTAATATTAAAAGGCTGAACAGGCATAACATTCATGAGATCAATCTGGTAAACTGCCACCTGGCAAGAACCAATCTCAACTATGTTAACTTAGCGAGTTCTAACCTGAACTCAGCGGATATTTCTAATGCTTTTCTTATTGAAACCAACTTAGAAAATACCCGTCTGAACCAAACTAACCTTGAAAACTCTAACCTGAATCAGGCTTCATTAAAAGGAGCTTATGCCAGTGGAGCTAACTTCAAGGATGCTTATCTTATAAAAGCACAGCTAGAGGGAGCATTCTTAATTAAGAGTAATTTTAAGAATGCGTTTCTCATGGAGGCTAATCTTGCTAACTGCTACCTTACCGGAGCAGATTTTGAAAATGCTAGTTTGTATAAGGCAGACTTGCGAGGTGCTAAAGGCCTAACTATAGAGCAGCTTACACAAGCCAAAACGCTCTACCTGGCAAAATTTGATGATGAGATTTTAAATCAAATCAAGTCCAACATGCCAGAGCTGGTAGGAAAGTAG
- a CDS encoding NAD(P)-dependent oxidoreductase, producing the protein MKCLIVDYMHESIEQDLREIGVQPDYQPTITREEILSVISEYEGLIVRSKVKVDEELVAGADKLLFIGRAGAGIDNLDEKVLAEKNIAIFNAPEGNRNAVGEQCLGMLLSLMNNVVKADKEVRAFEWDREGNRGEELEGKTVAIIGYGFMGQSFAKKLKGLGVNILAYDKYKSDYGDEQVKQATMEEVYSEADVLSLHIPLTEETRSMVDYDYINQFAKKIYFINSSRGEVVPLDGVCQHMQEGKIKAAALDVLENEKLKTLTELQRKSFEYLSKSDKTILTPHIAGWSFESYERINKVLVSKIKDFLNEIQ; encoded by the coding sequence ATGAAATGTCTCATAGTTGATTATATGCATGAAAGTATTGAGCAAGATTTGCGAGAGATTGGAGTGCAGCCAGATTACCAACCTACTATTACCCGAGAGGAGATTCTAAGTGTCATCTCTGAATATGAGGGTTTAATTGTAAGGAGTAAAGTGAAGGTAGATGAAGAACTGGTGGCAGGTGCGGATAAATTGTTGTTTATTGGTAGGGCCGGAGCTGGTATAGATAATTTGGATGAAAAAGTGCTGGCAGAAAAGAATATAGCCATTTTCAATGCCCCCGAGGGAAACCGAAATGCTGTAGGCGAGCAATGTTTGGGCATGCTATTATCGCTTATGAATAATGTGGTGAAGGCAGACAAAGAGGTGCGTGCTTTCGAATGGGATAGAGAAGGAAATCGAGGAGAGGAGCTTGAAGGTAAAACGGTGGCCATCATCGGCTATGGGTTTATGGGACAGTCTTTCGCTAAAAAACTTAAAGGATTGGGAGTTAATATATTAGCTTACGATAAATATAAGTCTGATTATGGTGATGAACAGGTGAAGCAAGCCACCATGGAAGAAGTATATTCTGAGGCTGATGTGCTTAGTTTGCATATCCCACTTACTGAAGAAACGAGGAGCATGGTAGATTATGATTATATCAATCAATTCGCTAAAAAAATATACTTTATCAATTCTTCAAGAGGAGAGGTGGTGCCTTTGGATGGTGTGTGCCAACACATGCAAGAAGGAAAGATTAAAGCCGCTGCACTGGATGTGCTTGAGAATGAAAAACTTAAGACTTTAACGGAGTTGCAAAGAAAATCATTCGAATATTTATCAAAATCAGATAAAACCATACTTACGCCACATATAGCCGGCTGGTCGTTTGAATCGTATGAGCGTATAAATAAGGTCCTTGTGAGTAAAATAAAAGACTTTTTGAACGAAATTCAGTGA
- the mgtE gene encoding magnesium transporter, whose amino-acid sequence MKFELTKEYRERFEQAVTDSDEAFIIATLEGVNPADISTLLHEFNTEESKYVIDLLPSEIRADIINDLDEDIRSKFLKVFEPNEISQIVNHLDSDDAVDILNELPIKDREEVIASIDNEEKEANILDLLRYDEDVAGGLMAKELIKANVNWTVVQCIEEIRRQAENVQKLYSVYVVDDHDKLLGRVSLKKIILSEDNMHIADIYDPGVTAVETYMSEEEVAQVMRKYDLEAVPVINVQGKLLGRITIDDVVDVITELADEERQMMSGISEDVEEADSVWMLTRARLPWLIVGVIGGFISARLIGVFEEELTRITAIAFFIPLIQATGGNVGIQSSSIVLQSLANPSAFSDSLRKRLFKVFMVAALNGAVLASLVYGGNVLTGGTTSLSLVVSIALFSVVLIASFIGTITPLILDKFGFNPALASGPFITTTNDVMGLAIYFYTVHMLL is encoded by the coding sequence ATGAAGTTTGAGCTCACTAAAGAGTATAGGGAGCGGTTTGAACAAGCGGTTACAGATAGCGATGAGGCTTTTATCATTGCTACACTGGAAGGGGTGAATCCTGCCGATATCTCTACCTTACTTCATGAATTTAATACTGAAGAATCTAAATACGTTATAGATCTTCTGCCTTCTGAAATACGAGCAGACATTATCAATGACCTGGATGAGGATATTAGAAGTAAATTTCTAAAAGTATTTGAGCCTAATGAGATTTCTCAAATAGTAAACCATCTTGATTCTGATGATGCAGTAGATATCCTGAACGAACTACCGATAAAGGATAGGGAAGAGGTTATTGCCAGCATTGATAATGAAGAGAAGGAAGCCAACATTCTGGACCTGTTAAGGTACGATGAAGATGTGGCGGGTGGTCTCATGGCCAAGGAGCTTATAAAAGCGAATGTAAACTGGACAGTGGTACAGTGTATAGAGGAGATTCGCAGGCAGGCTGAAAATGTGCAAAAGCTGTATTCAGTTTACGTGGTGGATGATCATGATAAGCTTCTGGGTAGAGTTTCGTTAAAGAAAATTATCCTTTCTGAGGATAACATGCACATAGCTGACATCTATGATCCTGGAGTAACTGCTGTGGAAACATATATGTCTGAGGAAGAGGTGGCTCAGGTAATGCGAAAATATGATTTGGAAGCTGTGCCAGTAATAAACGTGCAAGGCAAGCTGCTTGGGCGAATCACTATTGATGACGTGGTAGATGTAATTACCGAACTAGCGGATGAGGAAAGACAGATGATGTCTGGTATATCCGAAGACGTCGAAGAAGCGGATAGTGTATGGATGCTCACCAGAGCAAGATTACCCTGGCTAATTGTAGGTGTAATAGGTGGTTTTATTAGTGCTCGCCTGATTGGAGTATTTGAAGAAGAACTCACCAGAATTACGGCTATTGCTTTCTTTATTCCACTTATTCAGGCTACTGGTGGTAACGTTGGTATTCAGTCATCTTCCATAGTACTCCAAAGCTTAGCTAACCCTTCTGCTTTTAGCGATAGCTTAAGAAAGAGATTATTTAAGGTGTTTATGGTAGCGGCCTTGAACGGCGCCGTATTGGCTAGTCTGGTTTATGGAGGAAATGTATTAACCGGAGGTACAACTAGTCTGTCATTAGTAGTTTCAATCGCTCTTTTTAGTGTGGTATTGATTGCTTCTTTTATAGGTACAATCACACCATTAATTTTAGATAAATTTGGCTTTAATCCTGCCTTAGCATCCGGTCCGTTCATAACAACTACTAATGATGTAATGGGCTTGGCCATATATTTTTACACGGTTCATATGTTGTTATAG
- the rsmA gene encoding 16S rRNA (adenine(1518)-N(6)/adenine(1519)-N(6))-dimethyltransferase RsmA, with the protein MVKPKKHLGQHFLTDQSIALDIVKGVRCHQQGIKILEIGPGTGVLTQFLAEDYKDDLVLIDLDKESIDYLKKHYSQLEKIIYGDFLKMDLREYVGDKYIVIGNFPYNISSQIFFKILDDRDSVIEVVGMLQKEVAERLTSPPGNKTYGILSVFLQAFYDVEYLFTVGRDVFDPPPKVQSGVIRLVRNSRKSLDCDEALFKTVVKQGFQNRRKTLRNALKPLNLSDELKLLPILDKRAEELAVEDFQELTNQIDSGRINEV; encoded by the coding sequence ATGGTAAAACCAAAGAAACACCTGGGGCAGCATTTTCTTACTGATCAGAGTATAGCACTAGATATTGTGAAGGGGGTAAGGTGTCATCAGCAAGGTATAAAAATATTGGAAATAGGCCCCGGAACGGGCGTGCTTACGCAATTTTTAGCCGAAGATTATAAAGATGATCTGGTGCTAATTGATCTTGATAAAGAATCGATTGATTACCTGAAAAAACATTATTCGCAACTTGAGAAAATTATTTATGGTGATTTTCTTAAGATGGATTTACGTGAGTATGTAGGAGATAAATATATAGTGATAGGTAACTTTCCATATAACATTTCGTCTCAAATTTTCTTTAAGATTCTAGATGACAGAGACAGCGTTATCGAAGTGGTGGGTATGCTGCAGAAAGAAGTGGCTGAAAGATTAACGTCACCTCCTGGAAATAAAACATACGGCATACTCAGTGTCTTTCTTCAGGCTTTCTATGATGTAGAATATCTTTTCACTGTAGGTAGAGATGTTTTTGACCCTCCACCTAAAGTTCAGTCTGGTGTGATAAGGTTAGTAAGAAATAGTAGGAAGAGTTTAGACTGTGATGAGGCATTGTTTAAAACAGTGGTAAAGCAGGGCTTCCAAAACCGGAGGAAAACATTGCGTAACGCTTTAAAACCTCTAAATTTGAGTGATGAATTAAAACTACTCCCCATTTTAGATAAACGTGCTGAAGAGCTAGCTGTTGAAGATTTTCAAGAACTGACAAACCAAATAGATAGTGGAAGAATTAATGAAGTTTGA
- the pdxA gene encoding 4-hydroxythreonine-4-phosphate dehydrogenase PdxA has protein sequence MSNHSKHPDKARIGITLGDINGIGPEVTIKALRDNRLLNYITPVIYGSTKVLSYYRKALKIEDFNYTQVKDDGKFQSRKVNVINCWNEMIEIKTGEVTPEGGKASFNALEKATAHLKEGYIDALVTAPINKDNIQNDNFKFAGHTEYLTSKFGAEDSLMFMTTENLKIGVVTGHLPLKDVSKKLNKDLLLKKYSIMEQSLINDFGIMKPKIAILGLNPHAGENGLLGKEENELIIPVINKLKNEGKLVYGPFPADGFFGKNDYSKFDAVLAMYHDQGLIPFKTLAFENGVNFTAGLPIIRTSPDHGTAYDIAGKNIASASSMLHAIYMAKDICTIHEDRKEMAGESKS, from the coding sequence ATGAGCAATCATTCAAAACATCCGGATAAAGCAAGAATAGGAATCACTCTAGGAGACATTAATGGCATAGGCCCGGAGGTCACCATTAAAGCCCTTAGAGATAATAGACTTTTAAATTATATCACCCCAGTTATATATGGCTCTACTAAAGTGCTTTCATATTATAGAAAGGCACTAAAAATAGAGGACTTTAATTACACTCAGGTGAAGGATGACGGCAAATTTCAAAGCAGAAAAGTAAACGTTATCAACTGCTGGAATGAGATGATAGAGATTAAAACTGGTGAAGTAACACCCGAAGGAGGAAAAGCATCTTTCAACGCTCTGGAAAAAGCCACGGCTCATCTCAAGGAAGGATATATTGATGCTCTAGTAACGGCACCTATTAATAAGGACAACATTCAAAACGACAACTTTAAGTTCGCTGGCCACACTGAATATCTTACCAGTAAATTTGGAGCCGAGGATAGTCTAATGTTCATGACTACAGAAAACCTGAAAATCGGTGTAGTTACAGGCCACTTGCCATTAAAAGATGTTAGCAAAAAGCTAAACAAAGATCTGCTTCTGAAGAAATACTCCATCATGGAGCAGTCACTGATTAATGACTTTGGCATTATGAAACCTAAAATAGCCATACTGGGCCTTAACCCTCATGCTGGTGAAAATGGTTTATTAGGTAAAGAAGAAAATGAGCTGATCATTCCGGTTATCAATAAGCTTAAGAATGAAGGCAAGCTGGTATATGGCCCTTTCCCGGCTGATGGCTTCTTTGGTAAAAATGATTATTCAAAATTCGATGCCGTGTTAGCCATGTATCATGACCAAGGCTTAATTCCTTTCAAAACATTAGCTTTTGAAAATGGAGTTAATTTCACTGCAGGGCTACCTATTATAAGGACTTCTCCAGACCATGGCACTGCTTATGATATTGCAGGTAAAAACATTGCAAGCGCCTCTTCTATGCTACACGCTATATATATGGCCAAAGATATTTGCACCATACATGAAGACAGGAAGGAGATGGCTGGGGAAAGCAAGTCTTAA
- a CDS encoding TerB family tellurite resistance protein, whose translation MDIVTRKQLNILIQLAEADKHFDDQEKELILKIAKLRNFPEDSVKELIKKPEPIGTFGALSDNQKFEYLYSCIELMMIDEKIFDSEIIFCIDIAIKLGFKKDVVHFLRDEIKSKSKEELRPIIFQRFT comes from the coding sequence ATGGATATCGTTACCAGGAAACAACTGAATATACTCATACAACTGGCGGAAGCAGACAAGCACTTTGACGACCAGGAAAAGGAATTAATCCTTAAAATCGCCAAATTGAGGAACTTTCCTGAAGATAGCGTTAAAGAATTAATAAAGAAGCCAGAACCTATTGGAACGTTCGGTGCCCTATCTGATAATCAAAAGTTCGAATATCTCTACAGTTGCATAGAACTTATGATGATAGATGAGAAAATATTTGATAGTGAAATTATTTTCTGCATAGACATCGCAATTAAATTAGGATTCAAGAAAGATGTGGTTCACTTCCTCAGAGATGAGATAAAAAGCAAAAGTAAGGAGGAGCTTAGACCCATAATTTTCCAGCGGTTTACCTGA
- a CDS encoding YceD family protein encodes MAKRELEQFNIDIFKLKSGNYDYQFEIGDAFFDAFEESLVEKGSGIVKVSLEKTETFIKLNFNIDISVELECDRSLDLFDYAISTIKELILKFGDEDEEISEEIMIISRDKQRINLAQFIYEFIMVSIPMKKLHPRFNEEDDSDALIYSSEDESEDTPDSSSDEDDIDPRWQKLKNLK; translated from the coding sequence ATGGCTAAACGCGAGCTCGAACAGTTCAATATTGACATTTTTAAGCTGAAAAGCGGCAACTATGATTACCAATTTGAAATTGGTGATGCATTTTTTGATGCTTTTGAGGAAAGCTTAGTTGAAAAAGGGTCAGGTATTGTAAAAGTTAGTTTAGAAAAAACAGAAACTTTTATAAAACTGAATTTTAATATTGACATAAGTGTAGAGTTAGAATGTGATCGTAGTTTAGATTTGTTCGACTACGCTATAAGCACCATAAAAGAATTGATTCTCAAGTTTGGAGATGAGGATGAGGAGATCAGTGAAGAGATTATGATCATTTCTCGTGACAAACAAAGAATCAACCTGGCGCAGTTTATATATGAATTCATTATGGTTTCAATACCGATGAAGAAGTTGCACCCCAGGTTTAATGAAGAAGATGATTCTGACGCGCTGATTTACAGCTCTGAAGATGAATCTGAAGACACACCTGATTCGTCGTCTGATGAAGATGACATTGATCCAAGGTGGCAGAAGTTAAAAAATTTGAAATAA
- the rpmF gene encoding 50S ribosomal protein L32, with translation MAHPKRKTSKTRRDKRRTHYKAEAKHLAVCPTTGEFHLPHRAFWHEGKLYYKGKVVMEKEVLA, from the coding sequence ATGGCTCATCCTAAAAGAAAGACGTCAAAAACGAGAAGAGACAAGAGAAGGACTCATTACAAGGCCGAAGCTAAGCATCTGGCAGTATGCCCTACTACAGGTGAATTCCATTTACCTCACCGTGCCTTCTGGCACGAAGGCAAACTTTACTACAAAGGTAAAGTTGTGATGGAGAAAGAAGTATTGGCTTAA
- the plsX gene encoding phosphate acyltransferase PlsX, with protein MKIALDAMGGDFAPDCTVVGAKLASQEISDDTKIVLVGKEDLLRSKLKEHDVTSPNIEIFNADEVIDMGEHPTKALSQKPNASIPVGYGLLKSGAVNAFCSAGNTGAMHVGAMFTIKAIEGIIRPGIAGFVPKEAGGFGVIMDVGANADCKPDVLYQFGEIGSLYAKHVLEIDNPKVGLMNLGEEEQKGTLLTQAAYQLLKIGNKINFIGNIEGRDLFNDKADVIVCDGFTGNVILKMAETFYDLLEKREMKDEFFDRFNYESIGGSPILGINGNVVIGHGVSSAEAIKNMTLLAVKMAESNIHLKIKQHLGD; from the coding sequence GTGAAGATTGCATTAGATGCAATGGGTGGTGACTTTGCTCCTGACTGCACTGTAGTAGGAGCAAAGTTAGCCTCACAAGAAATCTCGGACGACACCAAGATTGTTTTAGTAGGTAAAGAGGATTTATTAAGATCCAAACTGAAAGAACACGATGTCACCAGTCCTAACATTGAAATTTTCAATGCAGACGAGGTGATTGATATGGGTGAGCATCCCACAAAGGCACTCTCTCAAAAACCTAACGCCAGCATCCCCGTAGGCTATGGGTTATTAAAATCAGGAGCGGTAAACGCATTTTGTAGCGCAGGTAATACTGGTGCCATGCATGTTGGTGCTATGTTTACTATTAAGGCCATCGAAGGAATTATCAGACCAGGAATCGCTGGTTTCGTTCCTAAAGAAGCAGGTGGTTTCGGCGTTATTATGGACGTAGGCGCCAATGCAGACTGCAAACCTGATGTACTGTACCAATTCGGTGAGATAGGGTCTCTCTATGCAAAACATGTATTAGAGATTGATAATCCTAAAGTAGGATTAATGAACCTCGGTGAAGAAGAACAAAAAGGTACTCTTCTTACCCAGGCCGCATATCAGCTTCTTAAAATTGGTAACAAGATCAACTTTATTGGAAACATTGAGGGACGAGACCTATTCAACGATAAGGCCGACGTCATTGTCTGTGATGGTTTCACAGGTAATGTGATCCTTAAAATGGCAGAAACCTTTTATGATCTCTTAGAGAAGAGAGAAATGAAGGATGAATTCTTTGATAGGTTCAACTACGAATCTATTGGCGGTAGCCCTATTTTAGGTATCAATGGCAACGTAGTAATAGGACACGGTGTATCCAGCGCAGAAGCAATTAAGAATATGACGCTATTAGCTGTAAAGATGGCTGAAAGCAATATTCATTTAAAAATTAAACAGCACTTAGGAGACTAA
- a CDS encoding beta-ketoacyl-ACP synthase III yields the protein MANIRAAITGVHGYVPDYILTNQELETMVETSDDWITTRTGIKERRILKGEGQGTSVMGAAAVKGLLEKTGTDPKDIELIICATVTPDMVFPSTANVISAEVGAVNAFSYDISAACSGFIYALTTAAQFIETGRYKKVIVIGGDKMSSIIDYKDRTTCIIFGDGAGAVMLEPSQDDNGIIDSIHKSDGTGAEFLNQKAGGSRYPATHETVDAKEHYARQDGATVFKFAVTNMADYAAKIMQRNNLTADDVDWLVAHQANKRIIDATANRMGVTEDKVMMNIEKYGNTTAGTIPLLLWDYESKLKKGDNLVMAAFGGGFTWGAIYLKWAYDAK from the coding sequence ATGGCTAACATCAGAGCCGCCATTACGGGCGTTCATGGTTATGTACCGGATTACATTCTTACTAACCAGGAACTTGAAACAATGGTTGAGACTAGTGATGATTGGATCACTACCCGTACTGGTATCAAAGAAAGAAGAATACTTAAAGGTGAAGGCCAGGGTACTTCCGTAATGGGAGCTGCAGCCGTAAAAGGTTTGTTAGAGAAAACTGGTACTGATCCAAAAGATATAGAACTTATCATTTGTGCTACGGTAACGCCTGATATGGTATTCCCATCTACTGCAAACGTTATCTCTGCTGAGGTAGGTGCAGTAAATGCATTTAGCTATGATATATCTGCAGCTTGTTCTGGCTTTATTTACGCCCTTACTACCGCTGCTCAGTTTATAGAAACCGGACGTTATAAAAAAGTTATAGTTATTGGTGGTGATAAGATGTCATCTATCATAGACTATAAAGATCGTACTACATGTATCATCTTCGGAGACGGCGCAGGAGCAGTAATGCTTGAGCCTAGCCAGGATGATAACGGCATCATAGACTCTATCCATAAAAGTGATGGTACTGGTGCTGAATTCCTTAACCAGAAAGCTGGTGGTAGCCGTTATCCTGCTACCCACGAAACAGTAGATGCTAAGGAACACTACGCCAGACAAGATGGTGCTACTGTATTTAAATTTGCCGTTACTAACATGGCAGATTATGCAGCTAAAATTATGCAGAGAAACAACCTTACTGCTGATGATGTTGATTGGTTGGTGGCACACCAGGCAAACAAGAGAATCATAGACGCTACGGCTAACAGAATGGGCGTAACGGAAGATAAGGTAATGATGAATATTGAAAAGTACGGTAACACAACAGCCGGTACTATTCCTTTGTTATTATGGGATTATGAGTCTAAGTTAAAGAAAGGTGACAACCTGGTAATGGCTGCTTTTGGTGGTGGATTTACCTGGGGAGCCATTTATTTAAAGTGGGCTTACGACGCTAAATAA
- the efp gene encoding elongation factor P, producing MATTADFKNGLCLEYNNDLYTIVEFQHVKPGKGPAFVRTKLKSLTTGKVVENTFSAGHKVTTARIERRPHQFLYKDDLGYHFMDASTFEQAVVEEHLMDNPGLIKDGQEIDVLFHAEEEKIIGSELPAFVELTITYTEPGIKGDTATNASKPATLETGAEIQVPLFINEGDKIKIDTRTNSYSERVKE from the coding sequence ATGGCAACAACGGCCGATTTTAAAAACGGTTTATGTTTGGAATACAACAATGATCTTTACACCATAGTTGAGTTTCAGCATGTAAAGCCTGGTAAAGGTCCTGCTTTTGTACGTACAAAACTTAAAAGTCTTACAACCGGAAAAGTGGTAGAAAACACTTTCTCTGCAGGACATAAAGTTACTACTGCCAGAATAGAAAGAAGACCGCACCAATTCCTTTACAAGGATGATTTAGGATACCATTTCATGGACGCCAGCACTTTTGAACAAGCAGTGGTGGAAGAACATTTGATGGACAACCCTGGTTTAATTAAAGATGGCCAGGAGATCGACGTCTTGTTTCATGCAGAAGAGGAGAAAATTATAGGCTCTGAACTTCCTGCTTTTGTGGAGCTTACTATAACTTACACAGAACCAGGAATAAAAGGAGATACAGCTACAAACGCTTCCAAACCTGCTACGCTGGAAACAGGTGCTGAAATTCAAGTTCCTTTATTTATTAATGAAGGAGACAAGATTAAAATTGACACTCGCACAAACTCATACTCTGAGCGAGTAAAAGAATAA
- the accB gene encoding acetyl-CoA carboxylase biotin carboxyl carrier protein → MKTKEIRDLIDFISKSGLNEVNIETEELKLSVIRDPEVQTKIVESAPSAAPAPAAAPVAAPAAAPASAPAAAEASAPAKDDTSNYIEVKSPMIGTFYRSPNPDSPSFVAVGDKIEAGQPVCIIEAMKLFNEIESEVSGTIVKVMVENASPVEYDQVLFLVDPS, encoded by the coding sequence ATGAAAACCAAAGAGATAAGGGATCTGATAGATTTCATTTCAAAGTCAGGTCTTAACGAAGTGAATATTGAGACCGAGGAGCTAAAGTTATCCGTTATACGTGACCCTGAAGTACAAACTAAGATTGTAGAAAGCGCACCTAGTGCTGCACCAGCTCCGGCTGCTGCACCAGTAGCTGCTCCGGCTGCGGCCCCTGCAAGTGCTCCTGCTGCCGCAGAAGCATCAGCTCCGGCTAAAGACGATACATCTAATTACATAGAAGTGAAATCACCTATGATTGGTACATTCTACCGATCTCCAAACCCTGACTCTCCGTCTTTTGTAGCCGTAGGTGATAAAATAGAGGCTGGTCAGCCAGTATGTATTATCGAAGCCATGAAGCTTTTCAACGAAATAGAGTCTGAAGTATCAGGTACTATTGTGAAAGTAATGGTGGAGAATGCATCGCCAGTGGAATATGACCAAGTGTTATTCCTGGTAGACCCTTCATAA
- the accC gene encoding acetyl-CoA carboxylase biotin carboxylase subunit, producing MFKKILIANRGEIALRIIRTCREMNIKTVAVYSLADKDSLHVRFADEAVCIGKAPSSESYLNIPNLIAAAEITNADAIHPGYGFLAENAEFSSVCQEYNIKFIGASPDMINKMGDKATAKDTMKKAGVPTIPGSDGLLKNMEEGLKIAEKIKYPVILKATAGGGGRGMRIVNDPSGFKKAWDDARQEAGAAFGNDGLYLEKFVEEPRHIEIQVVGDKRGKVCHLSERDCSIQRRHQKLVEETPSPIVSQKLREKMGKAAIKGAEAIKYEGAGTVEFLVDKHGDFYFMEMNTRIQVEHPITEEVTDFDLIKEQIKVAAGVEISGKNYFPNLYSMECRINAEDPRNGFRPSPGKITNLHMPGGHGVRVDSHVYAGYTIPPNYDSMIAKLIVSGQSREEVITRMKRALSEFVIEGVKTTIPFHLKLMDDAEFQGGNFTTKFLETFDFTDL from the coding sequence GTGTTTAAGAAAATATTAATTGCTAACAGAGGAGAGATAGCGCTAAGAATTATCAGAACCTGCCGTGAGATGAACATTAAGACGGTAGCTGTTTATTCTTTGGCTGACAAGGATAGCTTGCATGTTCGCTTTGCAGATGAAGCTGTTTGCATTGGTAAAGCTCCTAGTAGTGAATCATACCTCAACATACCAAACCTTATAGCTGCGGCTGAAATAACTAATGCAGATGCTATTCACCCAGGATATGGGTTCTTAGCTGAGAATGCAGAGTTTAGCTCGGTATGTCAAGAATATAACATCAAATTCATAGGCGCATCACCTGATATGATCAATAAGATGGGTGATAAGGCTACGGCCAAAGACACTATGAAAAAAGCAGGTGTACCTACTATACCTGGTTCTGATGGCCTTCTTAAGAATATGGAAGAAGGGTTAAAAATCGCAGAAAAAATTAAATACCCTGTAATCCTTAAAGCTACTGCCGGTGGTGGTGGTAGAGGTATGCGTATTGTAAATGACCCTAGTGGCTTTAAAAAGGCATGGGATGATGCCAGACAAGAAGCTGGTGCTGCCTTTGGTAACGACGGTCTTTACCTGGAAAAATTCGTAGAGGAGCCTCGTCACATTGAGATTCAGGTAGTAGGTGATAAGCGTGGTAAAGTATGCCACCTTTCTGAAAGAGATTGCTCTATTCAGAGAAGACACCAAAAATTAGTAGAAGAAACTCCATCTCCTATCGTAAGCCAAAAGCTACGTGAGAAAATGGGTAAAGCAGCCATCAAAGGTGCTGAAGCCATTAAATATGAAGGAGCTGGTACCGTGGAATTTCTGGTAGACAAGCATGGAGATTTCTATTTCATGGAAATGAATACCAGAATCCAGGTAGAGCACCCTATTACTGAAGAAGTTACTGACTTTGACCTTATCAAAGAGCAAATCAAAGTAGCAGCAGGAGTAGAGATCTCTGGTAAAAACTACTTCCCTAACTTATATTCTATGGAATGTAGAATTAATGCGGAAGACCCAAGAAATGGTTTCAGACCATCTCCTGGTAAAATTACTAACTTACACATGCCTGGTGGTCATGGTGTGCGTGTAGATAGCCACGTATATGCTGGTTATACTATTCCACCAAACTATGACTCAATGATCGCTAAACTTATTGTTAGTGGCCAGTCAAGAGAAGAGGTAATTACCAGAATGAAGAGAGCGCTAAGTGAGTTTGTGATTGAAGGAGTAAAAACTACTATTCCTTTCCATCTTAAACTTATGGATGACGCGGAGTTCCAAGGTGGTAATTTCACTACCAAGTTCTTGGAAACCTTCGACTTCACTGATCTGTAA